The segment TTTGCGATCGACAGCCACCGCCGTGCATTCAAAGCCATACGGGAAGGTCGTCTGAAAGAGGAGATCGTGCCCGTTACCCTGTCCAAGTCAGTTGCAGGGCGCGAAGTCGCTCCACTTGTGGTAGCTCAGGATGAAGGTCCGAATGTCGGTCTAACCGAACCCCAACTGACCCTCTATCCTCCACTCTTCAAGGAGGGAGGCACCGTCACCGCGGGCAACAGCTGTCCGCTCAACGACGGAGGTGCTGCGGCGCTCGTCATGTCGGCTGAATGGGCCAAGGAACTTGGAATGCGTCCGCTCGGTCGCGTGAAAAGCTATGCATTTGTGGGCGTGGACCCGGCACGCATGGGCATCGGGCCGGCGGATGCACTCCCGGCAGCACTCAAACGAGCCGGCCTCGGTTTGGCCGATCTCGAACTGATCGAGGTGAACGAAGCGTTTGCCGCTCAGTACCTTGTCGTCGAACGATTGTTGGGACTTAAACGAGACCTCGTCAATGTCAACGGCGGCGCCATCGCCTTGGGCCACCCGGTCGGGATGACCGGCACCAGGCTCGTCATCACAGTCCTGTATGAAATGCGACGGCGTGGCGTGGCCCTGGGCGCCGTGACGATGTGCGTGGGTGGCGGACAAGGAGCGGCGATGGTCTTGGAGCAGGTGTAACCCGCACATGTCCATCGTCGCCCACCGCCCCATGACGACGCCGGATTATGAAGAGCGTGAGGCGAGACATGTACATCTATAAGGTCGGGATCGTTGGAGCTGGCACCATGGGAGCGCAGATCGCGGAGGTGGTGAGCTACGCCGGGGTGCCGGTCGTGCTGGCCGATGTGAACCACACGCTAGCGCAGCGGGGAATCGAGGCCGTGCGCGCAATCTACCAGGCGCGGGTAGACAAGGGGAAAATGAGCCCGGAGCAATTGGAAGAGAAGATGTTGCTCGTGACTCCATCGTCGGGCATGGAGGCATTTAAGGACGTCGATCTGGCGATCGAAGCGGTTTCGGAGGACATGAAACTCAAGGATCTGGTGTTCCGCGAGTTGGATCAGGTCTGCCCGCGTGGCGCGATCTTGGCGAGTAACACATCGGCGCTGTCTATTTCTGGACTCGGCGCAGCGACGAAACGTCCGGACAAGGTACTCGGTCTCCATTTCTTCAACCCGGCCTACGTCATGCGGCTCGTAGAGGTGGTGCCGGGGCTTGCAACCGCGCCGCAGACACTCGATGACGCGGTGAATTTTACCGAAAGCATCGGAAAACTGCCGATTGTGGTGAAGGAGTGCGCGGGATTCTTGGTCAATCGTGTGTTGATGGCCTATGTGAACGAAGCCGTTCGTGCCTTGCAAGACGGAGCCGCCATGCTACAAGAAATCGATCGGGAGATGGTGTCATTCGGCATGCCCGTCGGTCCACTTGCTCTCCTAGATGCGGTGGGTCTGGATATCTCCTTCGAGGTTGCTCGCATTCTATACCGCAGCTATGGGCCCCGCATGATGCCGGCTCCCCTGCTTGAAGCCATGCTGAAGGCGGGCCGTCTAGGAGTCAAATCGGGTCAGGGCTTCTACGACTATGTCAGCGGAGAGGAAGGCGGTCGTGATCAAGAACTTGAACGACTCCTCCAAGTATTCAGACCTGATTCCAATCATGCTGCGGCACGATGGAGTCGATCGCGATTGCTCCTGGCCATGACCAATGAGGCAGTCATCGCGCTCCAAGAAGGAGTCGCCTCTGCAGCAGATATCGACCTGGCGATGATGGCCGGGATCGGTTATCCCAAGGAAAAGGAAGGTCCGTTGCATTTCGCGGATCAGCTGGGCATTGATCAGGTTCTGCATGAGCTTGAGGATTTTGCGGAGACATTGGGTCCACGCTTTTGGCCTGCGCCGATGTTGCGCCGAATGGTGGATGCCGGATTCACAGGGCAGATGGCTGGGCGAGGCTTCTTCACATACTGAAAGTCGCCGGATCGGCGTTCGAATAGGGCGAGGAAGGAAACGCATCATGACTGTCATGTCAGGTGCCATGCACAGTTGCAAGATTGAAGAAGGCGTCGCGCTCGTGACCCTCAATCATCCGCCCGTCAACGCCCTCACACCTGAACTACTCACGGAGTTGAGCACCACGTTCGACTCGCTCGCGAACGATAAAGCCGTGAAGGCTGTGGTGCTCACGGGCGCGGGCCGATTTTTTGTCGCAGGTGCTGATATTCGCGTGCTGGCCTCCATTCCGTCGTCAGTTGAGGGCGAAGCGATGGCCCGCCGAGGGCAGATGATCTTGAACAAGATAGAGGCTCTTGAAAAACCGGTCATTGCGGCGATCAACGGGGCCTGTTTGGGGGGAGGATTGGAATTGGCCATGTGCTGTCACATCCGCCTTGCAGCAGAAGGCATCAGACTTGGCCAGCCAGAAATCAATCTGGGCATCATGCCGGGATTCGGCGGCACCCAACGCCTTCCTCGGCTGATCGGCCAATCCAAGGCCATGGAATTGATCCTGACAGGCGAGCCCGTTTCAGCTCAAGAAGCCATGAGCCTGGGTTTGGTGTCTCAGGTGGTATCCGCCGATGACCTCCTGCGACAAGCGCTGGGACTGGCGCGCACGATGGCTGCGAAAAGCCAAGTGGCGCTCCGGACGTCGCTCCAAGCGATTCGTCGGGGGAGTGAGGTGAATCTTTCAGATGGTTTGGATCTAGAAGCCCGGCTTTTCGGAACACTGTGCGATACCGACGATCGGAAAGAAGGAACAGCCGCTTTCTTGGAGAAACGACAGCCTCGGTTCAAGAACCGTTAGGCCTTCAGGGGACAGCGGGAAGGCTTTATGCAAACTCGACGATCGACAAAATTGGGATTGGCCCTAGCGGGTGGCGGTTTCACGGGCTATCTCTTCGAAGTCGGCGCCTTGACCGGGCTGGACGATCTCCTCGGTGAATCGTTCACCAGCAACGATTTCGACATGTATGTCGGCGTGAGTGCCGGTTCAGCTGTGGCTGCCCTGCTCGCGCAAGGGGTCAAGCCTGAAGAGATCCTCGAAACCAATCTGTCCGGGAAACGTCCCTACTATTTTGAGCACCGAGATATCTTCAGGCCTGCAATCGGGGAAGGTGTGAAAACGATCTGGCGGACGACCAAACAATTGATCCCATTGCTGAAGCTCTATGCGCGCCACTACCGGGAGATGACGCTCATCGACCTGCTCGGTAAGGCCCAGGATGCGCTCCCCAGCTGCATCTATCGATTGGAGCCCTTCGCCGGATATCTTGAGAAAACGTTCACAGCCAAGGGACTGGGGCTACGGTTTGCCGACCTCCGCAAAGACCTGTATATCCCGGCCATCGATTTGGAATCCGGGGAATGCGTCATTTTCGGCGAAGAAGGCCGACGGAACATTTCCATCGCCCAGGCGGTGACCGCTTCCTCCGCCGTACCGATCTATTTCTGTCCGGTGCGCATCGAGGGCCGCGATTATGTCGACGCGGGAATCGGTCGGCCGGCGTTCTTCGACTTGGCCGTCG is part of the Nitrospira sp. genome and harbors:
- a CDS encoding patatin-like phospholipase family protein, which codes for MQTRRSTKLGLALAGGGFTGYLFEVGALTGLDDLLGESFTSNDFDMYVGVSAGSAVAALLAQGVKPEEILETNLSGKRPYYFEHRDIFRPAIGEGVKTIWRTTKQLIPLLKLYARHYREMTLIDLLGKAQDALPSCIYRLEPFAGYLEKTFTAKGLGLRFADLRKDLYIPAIDLESGECVIFGEEGRRNISIAQAVTASSAVPIYFCPVRIEGRDYVDAGIGRPAFFDLAVAKHIDLMVMINPMGRIPLPDSSWCGSAHAKRPSRLRDKGFLTIGEQASRINLDARISQALTMFRQDHPEKELLVVTPGVNDAVLFERSFLSYQDRVHLLRAGYLSVVTLVREAYENVQAQFARHGIVLERTSFEHRVASRMALLDQIVAASSPPQRPVTGVAIGLDASRTALHQAK
- a CDS encoding thiolase family protein; translation: MKDLVIVAGVRTPIGNFGGALKDVSAQKLGELAVREILARTRLDPKLVEEVIVGCVGQPSDAYNIARVITLQAGLPLRTPAYTVQRNCSSGLQPFVNAYQNLQSEDADVQIVGGVENMSRAPYLSRDMRWGKRLRHAEFVDSIWEGLTDPVCGQLMGRTAETLAEEFGISRVEQDRFAIDSHRRAFKAIREGRLKEEIVPVTLSKSVAGREVAPLVVAQDEGPNVGLTEPQLTLYPPLFKEGGTVTAGNSCPLNDGGAAALVMSAEWAKELGMRPLGRVKSYAFVGVDPARMGIGPADALPAALKRAGLGLADLELIEVNEAFAAQYLVVERLLGLKRDLVNVNGGAIALGHPVGMTGTRLVITVLYEMRRRGVALGAVTMCVGGGQGAAMVLEQV
- a CDS encoding enoyl-CoA hydratase; protein product: MTVMSGAMHSCKIEEGVALVTLNHPPVNALTPELLTELSTTFDSLANDKAVKAVVLTGAGRFFVAGADIRVLASIPSSVEGEAMARRGQMILNKIEALEKPVIAAINGACLGGGLELAMCCHIRLAAEGIRLGQPEINLGIMPGFGGTQRLPRLIGQSKAMELILTGEPVSAQEAMSLGLVSQVVSADDLLRQALGLARTMAAKSQVALRTSLQAIRRGSEVNLSDGLDLEARLFGTLCDTDDRKEGTAAFLEKRQPRFKNR
- a CDS encoding 3-hydroxyacyl-CoA dehydrogenase, giving the protein MYIYKVGIVGAGTMGAQIAEVVSYAGVPVVLADVNHTLAQRGIEAVRAIYQARVDKGKMSPEQLEEKMLLVTPSSGMEAFKDVDLAIEAVSEDMKLKDLVFRELDQVCPRGAILASNTSALSISGLGAATKRPDKVLGLHFFNPAYVMRLVEVVPGLATAPQTLDDAVNFTESIGKLPIVVKECAGFLVNRVLMAYVNEAVRALQDGAAMLQEIDREMVSFGMPVGPLALLDAVGLDISFEVARILYRSYGPRMMPAPLLEAMLKAGRLGVKSGQGFYDYVSGEEGGRDQELERLLQVFRPDSNHAAARWSRSRLLLAMTNEAVIALQEGVASAADIDLAMMAGIGYPKEKEGPLHFADQLGIDQVLHELEDFAETLGPRFWPAPMLRRMVDAGFTGQMAGRGFFTY